The following are encoded together in the Coturnix japonica isolate 7356 chromosome 8, Coturnix japonica 2.1, whole genome shotgun sequence genome:
- the CCN1 gene encoding CCN family member 1, producing MGSAGARPALAAALLCLARLALGSPCPAVCQCPAAAPQCAPGVGLVPDGCGCCKVCAKQLNEDCSRTQPCDHTKGLECNFGASPAATKGICRAQSEGRPCEYNSKIYQNGESFQPNCKHQCTCIDGAVGCIPLCPQELSLPNLGCPSPRLVKVPGQCCEEWVCDESKDALEELDGFFSKELGLDASEGELTRNNELIAIVKGGLKMLPVFGSEPQSRAFENPKCIVQTTSWSQCSKTCGTGISTRVTNDNPDCKLIKETRICEVRPCGQPSYASLKKGKKCTKTKKSPSPVRFTYAGCSSVKKYRPKYCGSCVDGRCCTPLQTRTVKIRFRCDDGETFTKSVMMIQSCRCNYNCPHANEAYPFYRLVNDIHKFRD from the exons ATGGGCTCCGCGGGAGCTCGCCCCGCGCTGGCGGCcgctctgctctgcctggccCGCCTG GCTCTCGGATCTCCGTGCCCCGCCGTCTGCCAGTGCCCGGCCGCCGCGCCGCAGTGCGCCCCGGGCGTGGGGCTGGTGCCGGACGGCTGCGGCTGCTGCAAGGTCTGCGCCAAGCAGCTGAACGAGGACTGCAGCCGGACTCAGCCCTGCGACCACACCAAGGGGCTGGAGTGCAACTTCGGCGCCAGCCCCGCCGCCACCAAGGGCATCTGCAGAG cacagtcTGAGGGGAGACCGTGCGAATACAACTCCAAAATCTACCAGAACGGCGAAAGCTTCCAGCCCAACTGCAAGCACCAGTGTACATGCATagatggagctgtgggctgcatcCCGCTCTGCCCGCAGGAGCTCTCTCTCCCCAACCTGGGCTGTCCCAGTCCCAGGCTGGTCAAAGTGCCTGGGCAGTGCTGCGAGGAGTGGGTCTGCGATGAGAGCAAGGATGCGCTGGAGGAGCTGGATGGCTTCTTCAGCAAGGAGCTTGGTCTGGATGCTTCTGAGGGTGAACTGACCAGGAACAATGAGCTGATTGCCATCGTGAAGGGAGGCCTGAAGATGCTACCTG tttttggATCCGAGCCACAAAGCCGAGCTTTTGAGAATCCCAAATGCATTGTGCAAACAACTTCCTGGTCCCAGTGCTCAAAGACGTGTGGGACCGGCATCTCCACCAGAGTCACCAATGACAATCCTGACTGCAAGCTCATCAAAGAGACCAGGATATGCGAAGTGAGACCGTGTGGCCAGCCCAGCTACGCCTCCCTAAAG aagggaaaaaaatgtaccaAGACTAAGAAGTCTCCATCCCCCGTAAGGTTTACTTATGCTGGATGCTCCAGTGTGAAGAAGTACCGCCCCAAGTACTGTGGGTCTTGCGTGGATGGCAGGTGCTGTACTCCCCTGCAGACCAGGACTGTCAAGATCCGATTCCGCTGCGATGATGGAGAAACCTTCACCAAGAGTGTCATGATGATCCAGTCCTGCCGCTGCAACTACAACTGTCCGCATGCAAACGAAGCTTATCCCTTCTACAGACTGGTCAATGACATCCACAAATTTAGGGACTAA